The segment CCCGACGAAACGCTATGGATATGATTGTCCAAATTGCACAGTATAAGCAGCAGTGGTTACTGGTTAACAAGCTTGAAAATGGTTGGTCAACAGTTGTGCAATTGCACAGTAAATAAACAGgatgtgagtgttagagatcTTGAAAATCGTATGGTGGATGTAACTTATTACACATCTTAATTTAATGGTGTATGTCATGCACGAAATTAGATGTGGTAATCATctctactataaaacttgccctaagCAATAACACTTAGACTGTGTTCTTTTGTTGGTGTTAGGAACTAATCCCTCACGCACGCAAAACAAAGtgactcattagcacataaatTCATTatgtattagctatttttttgaaaaataaattaatatgatttttaaagcaactttcgtttagaaatttcttttataaaaaacacTGTTTAGAAGTTTGGAAAGAGCGCGTGTCAAAAACGAAGGAGATGAATAGGGAAAGGAGGGGAAAGAACAAGAAAATTTACCAGTTGCCGAATTCATGCATAGTATTTGGCCACTTCCAATCTGAGCTCACCTCCACCACTGCTGATTCATATTCTTTTCACAAGAGACAGAGACAGACAGACCAACCTCTGCATTCTGAACAGTTTTGAATGGTACTTAATTTGAGCAAAAACAGATATTGATCGATCTGATTGCAGTTTGCACTTGAAGATCATCAAGGTTGTGTTAGCAAGAGAAGTGCGACGAAAGGCACCATGCAGTGGACGATGAAATCCATGGCAGGCTTGAGAAGGTTCCATGGCAGGAAAACCACATGCGAACGTCCTGTCAAAGTAGAAGTCGCTCACATCACATAAATAGGGGGCCAAAGTACTGCCTGTCCGTCCATCCATTCACTGCCTCGGAATGGGGGGGCCAACGCCAATCGCCACCCAACAACATAGGCGAGCTCCTTCAATTTGTGCCGCACCGCATCACACACGCAGGGGCCGCCCGGCATGGACCATATTAATTTACGCACACATGCGAGCATCTTTTATCATCATCGTCTGGTCTGCAAGCAAAAACACTCTTCGGAAAATAGATAACGACATCGGAAGCTGATTTCGATGTAGCTAGATAGTACTTTCTCTGTCAAAAAAACGAATTAGTACTGAATgtaacacatcctagtactagaTTCATagtaggatatgtcacatccagtactagattagttttttatggtACGTAGGGAGTAGATAATTAGACATATACTTCACCTGTCGCTGTTGAAGCCCATCGTGGCGCCACACtgccactgacaggtgggtctaTCATGTTTGTcgtcactaacatgtgggcttCGTCTCGCTCAGCTTATGGAACCTGATCAATTGAATTATATTTAGTAGAATCTCCCATCAACCCGCGAGTCCCCAGCTTCCTTCTTGCTGCCGGTCTCAAGGATCCCCTCTTGATCTACTTGACATCATCATTGCAAACAACAGAAACCCTACAAAGATCTCATGTATGCCATTCAGTAAGCAGTAAACAGTATGTCCTCTTATTTGTCATAAGCAAAGTGTAGAAACTATTTATCCACATATCCGGAAGTGAAAAGACAACTGATAAGCAACCTAAAAGGGAAAATAATTATCCCTGGGGTATACCTACAGTTAGGGCtggataacgagccagctcggctcATTTGAGCTCGTTATGTTAACGAGccagctcagctcggctcgttaaTGTTAACGAGTTAAaaggctagctcggctcggctcgcgagctagctcgttagACTCATTAACGAGCTATATCTtattaatatcatattaataatttcaaatttaccattttattatgtattaacataataataaacactAACTAATATAGTACTTACTATTTATGAATAGTTTTATGTAAATAAAAGACTAAGCACTAGTAAATAAACACTAAGTTCATGAAGATTTGGTGATATTTTATACTAACGAGCTAaacgagcagctcgcgagctaTCTCGTTAAGCTCACGAGCTAAAAGGCTAGCTCGACTCAACTCATTAAGACTACGAGTTCGAGTCGATCTTAGCCGAGCTTGCTACAAGCCGATCCGAGCCACGAGTTTCGAGTTTTTTGTCCACCCCTACCTGCAGTGGTTTATTATGTGCTGCAGAGCTCGTATCTAATGGCCACTTCAGGCGCATGATTAATATGACAATAACTGATGAAAACCGACTGGCAAGTCAAGAATAACCAGCATGCATCCTTGACTAAGCGCACACACCTCATGGGTTCATCCTCAATTTATTGTCTGAAATAAAAATATGGAGGTGCATTCAATGAAAGATATGTGAAGTAGATATCCTTATCACAATTATTTTGAAGGTCAACCTAAAATTATTTATTCTGCATATCATGCTTATTTTGTTAAGGTCaaactaaaattatttatttcgCATACCATCATCATTTATGCTTATTTAGGTGAATTAGTTATGCAACATAGTCTGAGCAAATCACACACACAGAACAAAAACATAATGATGTTGAATCATATATTCCCCTACTAAATGGCAtgttacaacttttttttttgcaacattGAAGCAGGGGCGCGGAGTGAACATATTTCAATAGCTACACTTTTAATTCACTAAGAGGATTGTGAAACCACGTATCCCATGACAGTAGAGTAAgggcttgttcagattgatgctaTTTCAACTATATTTTGCTAGAGTTGCTAAATATGTGCATCTATTTAGTTTCTTGCCAAACtttagtaaatatataagaaatcctgccaaaattttatcaatattgtcaaattgccaaaattttggcattggtaaagtttattttgcctacaatctgaacaacccttaaatattttataaccgAGGTATAGAGGAATAATTTAGAATGCTATATCGACAATGATATGGTTGTATAATGTCTTAATTCTTATCCACATAAGAGTTATCAAAAGAATCATCAAACTCCGAACCAAACAGATACCTATATCGGTATGGTCTTCATATTATAAATGTAGGTAGGCACATAGGTCTGGCTGTTGTACTAATTCATCCCTCTAATCTTCACAACGAGCAACCAACAGTTCTTACAGGTATGCAATGACTTCctgaaaaataattttgctTTACGCAGTCTATTAATTACAAACTAGCACTAATAAACTATAGAATAGCTTCCAACAAGAAAGGTGAACAAAAGATTTAGCAGATACAAACACTACATTGGTGAACTTATATATTTATTGAGAAGTACAATGAAGTTTAATTGCCAGAAGATGAGTGCATGACAAGCATACCATGGAGAAGCACAAGTTTTTGCTGGTCACAACCAATTTACACACATCGTTTGCAAAAGATCCTGCTCCAGAAAACTGTCAAAACACTTGATGGTGCTCCATTAACTCATGATCAGCCTGTCAAAGAAGAATAGACGACATCAAATCAACAGGACGTCCGGTCGAATTAATAGCGAAAGATAGAACACCAAAACTTAAATGGATTCATGCCTCCAACAACCAAAGAGAGAGGCGCCTCTATTTATTGTCGTGGTTGGCACTGGTGAGGAGTAGAAGGCCCAACAAGCCTTATTTATTCCTTCCTAATGCCTTGGCCTATTTACTGCATGGGGCTTGGATGGTGAGACTTCAGTTTTTATTATGCATCAGCGCCCCTCACTCCCCCTGCTTCTTCTTTATGAGAATTAGAGTTAGGGTGCAAAAGCCATGAATGCTCACCCACAAGAAGCAGTTCATGATTACAACGTAGTTAATGGTGTAGGTATAGAAGTATGATGGTCAGACGGTACAAGAGAGATTTTAAGATATGGAGGACTCTGCCTTGTAGGTTTCACTCTAGTGTCCATCACCATGAATTGAGCCATCATGTCCAAGGTCACACGCTAGCTATCCTCACTTCTGTGCTGTTGAAATCCAGTAGCGTACTATTGGAGCAATAGATGGCCTTTGTGGTTCAACTAACATGCAccggttttttatttttccattgGGCAGGAAGTTGCACTAAATTCTGTGCACTGTTAATTCCTTGTTCACAGAGATTGCATCCAGCGGTATGAGTGGCATGGCACAGCAGCTTTTACCACCCCATGCAAATGCATGCTAATCGAATAGGCAAAGCCCTGGAGCGAGCAAAATCTTGAACTGATATTAAGCGGAGAATCCTAAGTATTCTTTGAACTGCTCTATCTTCAGGGAGGGGGGGTCCGCTTTCCTTAACTCCAAGTCCAGTGCTGTAGTGTTAACTTCTGAACAGAACCACCAACATCACCTCAGTTACAggcgtctgctgctgctgctgccgcctgaGCTGGGCAGCAGCTGCTGATCTTGCTCGAATCCTACTACCACCCTACACAACAACTTACAAGGCAAGCAAGGGGCCTTGTAGATTTTGTGGTGGCTCTCCTGGGCTGGGTGTGGCATTATGACGTGTACAGTCCGGGCATGTAGAGCAGCGCAAGGCCGCCTTAaatggggaggaggtggagagatTTGAGTCATTTAAGGTCACTCTACTTGTCATCTTCAATGCCCGGCCTGCCCTCCCCTTAATGGGGTTGGATGAAGGCCATTTAAGAACCCTTCTTTAGTGTCCACGCCCTCCCCTGCATGACCCCATCAATCAAAAGCCCATTGTAGAAGAGAAGCagtcccccctccctccactgaattctcttctcctcctccatctcttaGTACTACAACTAGCTCTCAAGAGCTCACACCCTAGAACTACTTGTGTGTGTATATAAGAGCAGGAGCTAGCATCATCAGCCAAGATGACCACTGAATTCCTTAGAGTGGAGAAGTACCTGAGTGTGAAGAGGATGGAGCTGCAGCCGGAGCTCTCACTAGGGCCGACGTGGCCGGCGCCAGGCTTCGTCTCCTCCACCACCAAGAGCACCAAGAGCTCATCGTCGGAGTCAGACGGCAGCTccaggaagaagaggaagcacTTCACCTGGGAGGAGCCCGTGTCGCACGCCAACCTGGAGCTCCAGCTCAATGACCCCCTGCCCCTCGACTGGGAGCAGTGCCTTGACCTGCAAGTGAGTTCCTCTCCATCACACTAACATCTAAACATATAGTTATGAAAAACAATTTAGTGCAGAGACTTGTTAATGATTGTAATATTCCTACTACTAGCTAGTTAAGTATAAGCATGATACATTGCACATTATacttcatatatagtattataATTAGCTTATCTTGTCGTGTGTTTATGCCTTGATGCAAGCTATAGCTCCTGGCTCTGAAACAATAGTTTTaagaaatatataatttatggcGTGCAACTCCTATTCTTAGAAGTGTCCACCTGCCACCGCCATGGCACGTGCGTACGTGAAACTGACGTAATATTGAGCTGGCAGAAGTAGCAGAGCAACTAGATAGACCAGCAGCACCCACATGGATATTGGTGGGCAACGCATGCAGCTTAATTCAACGTGCATGATGCCACTTGTGATATCTAGCTACTTGCTCAACGTCCAAAAGATGCAAAACTTGTTGTATGATATGATGCTGCCATGATTGGCTTATCATTTGATGTAATAGTCCCCGTTGTTTATCTTTTCTAATGCCATGTGTATATATGATTCTGTCAGTCTGGAAGGATGTATTACCTGAACAGGAAGACCTTGAAGAAAAGCTGGATCAGGCCCAAGGAGCAGAGCGTGAACCTGGAGCTCAACATCTCGACTACCCAGCcaaccgtcgtcgtcgtccccaccATTATCGATGGAGGAAGCACCGGAGCTGCTGCTACTCCAGTTGCTGTTGTTGCAGAGGAGACAAAGAAGGGTGGCACCATCGTCAGCTCTGGACCTGGAGGCAACATGGTGGCCGTGCCTTGTGTCAATTGCCACCTCCTCGTCATGCTCTGCAAGTCCTCCCCATCCTGTCCCAACTGCAAGTTCGTGCAGCCGttggcgccaccaccgccggccatGCCGCACCGCAAGCTCGACGCCGTCAAGCCGCTGGAGACCTTGAGCCTTCTCCATTAGGGCAGTCTAGCTAGCAGTTggtgcttgcttgcttgcatgcatgcatgcccccGTGCTCAAAGGGCAGGTGGCTGTAGAAAGAAAAAACCCTAGTAGCACGTGGGCAATTAGTACTGTTTGAGGGAAGGACTATTGATCACTATGTTAATCCAGGGACTTTGACATAGAATGGTGAGGGTGAGGAGGAGGCAATATAAATGTATTATTATTAATCAATCAATTAGTTAATAGTAATGGTGATAGATGTGCTAGCTAGTTACTAGAGATGAATGCTTTCCACTATATGTGCGAGTATACTTACTGTTGCAGCTTGGAGAAGAGGACGACGGGTGCAGCATCGCCATGGCTTAGGATCCGAGTACACTGCACCGCGCAGCAGTACAGCTCTGCGCTGCTCTGCTGGCTTCAATGAAACTGAGGCAATCAGCTGGGCAGTGAATGTATCGTCCTTGCTCTCGTCTTCTCCATTAAGGAAGGGTGGTGCCGAGCTCTTCGGCGCCGCAGCGGGAGGCACGCAGGCCATGACTGTCGATCTGCCATGGCTCAAGAATGCAAACTGTTAGAGGGTAGATTTGGGCCGAGTGAAGAGGGCCATGAATGCCACACCTACTACTCCCTTTGTAGCACATTCTATCCGATCACTTTTCCCTTGCCTCCCATCCCCAAAACACACGGGGGTTTAAGCACTGACTCGAGAGGATAACAGCCTGAACTACAGTGATACTGCATAAAGCTAGCAAAAAGTTCAAGGGTCCTAGCtaggtggggagggagggagttgTTGCAGTGTGCAAGTACAGATCGCAAAGCTATGCATACATCAGTCCTGAGAAACTAAAGCCAGGGCACTCCCCCAGGGAAGGCAAGGCGTCCAATCTTCATGTGGACATGTCCAAGCAGGTCGTCAGGCCAGTACACCACACGGCCTACCATTCTCATCGCCTATTTCCCCAGCAATCAGGGCGTGGATCATCTGCTCTCACACCTTTGGCCCTAGGTAGAAAAGTTCTGTTTCTTTGTCACAGAACATTTTAAGCTAGGTGTTTCATCTATGTGGCAGAATAGAAGATGATTTATGAgctagatggtggtggtggtggtgagcagTGAACATGTGCCGGGTTAAATTGTGCACAGTGAACCTGGAGTTGCAACCCATGAATGGTTGACATGTTTCTGTGAAGTGATCTGTGGTGCCACAATGTACCGGAGATGGGTGTAAATACGCCGCAAAGGCAGCATTCAATTGGGGTTTTGGCGTTTATACCATATTAAGCGGCTTGTTGGCAAGAAAGTTAGGTGGTTTCAGTTGTACATCCATGAATCTGGATAGGCCTTCAGGGGTACACAATCTAGGTCACCGCAGAGAAGGGAACAGCTTATTAGTTCACATTTATGACTGGAACGAACTTGCTCAGCCATAACCAACTAATACTGCAGAGGTACTAGACGATTGTTACTGCACTAATGGTCCAAGAGAAAATGAGAAGTCGATTCATGAGTGGTCTTGTCAATATCAAACAGTCAGTAAAGTACAAGTCTACACTCTACAGGTGTGGCATTTACAAAGTATCTAAATGATCAGTGCACACCTTCAAGCAGAACAGTAAAGCAGGCACAGAATCAGAATGATATTATTCCATCAGTGTGCTTTGTAATCGTTAAGCCAATTATTAACCCTAAACATATCAATGCTACAGGGTATCAGAGTTTGTTGATTCTTAATTTCGTATGGTTCTTTTCCATGCCAAATAGATGCATTTATTATCACACAAAAATGGGGGAACAGCATACGGTAGCATTAGTTATATGGTTTCCATCCTCATAACCATTCTAGTAGAAAAATCTCATGCAATATACCTGGAACTGATCACCTCAAGAAGGCTTTCCTGGATGTGAATTAAGGGGATTGCAGAGGATCTGGTTCACCCAGTAAAAGCTCCGTAGCAATGCCATCTAAAACTGTCTGCATAATAAACAGAGTGTTTACATTATAAAAACAGAGATAACAAGAACCTCAATGAGAACTTACAGTTTGTttataagaaaaaggaaaagaaagaaacctGGGTTCAATCAAGTTCCCTATAGTTCCTTGCCATGACATATCTTACAAAAATCAAGAATAGCCTCATCGCATGACATACATCTCTATGAAGACAGTACATGCAATCCTTCATCAGATTTGCACTACCTTTTTTCTGCCCATTTGACATATACCTCTATGAAGACAGTACAAATTTTATCTCACTTCCAGCTCAGCTCCAGGCCATTATTCATGAACGTAAGGTAGGGCATTAATAAAAGTCTGTCAGCAGGAAGCTGAGCATTAGATTAGTAAAATCTTGTCTTCTGGTAGAATTTCCTTTTCCTTCTACAGTGAAGGCTATTAAGAGGTTCATGAATGACGAAGAACAAGGAGTTTTCAGCACAGTCAAGTTGGGGGAACATAACCTTCCTGTTTTAAATGGAAGTAAATATTCTTCAATGCTGAATAGATTTCTTCTGAACATGCATGTGAAACATCTGCCACCAAAAAGTCGTGGAATTTTCCTTCGACCTCGATAGAGCTACAGCCAGGATTCTTCTTTACCCCTCTATCTCTCATCGTCATTCTCAGCATCTTCACCTGATCCCATTTATTTTTACTTGCATATATTTGGCTCATAAGTACATAGATTCCACTGTCTGAAGGATCCAGTTCTACAAGCTTATCTGCAACACATGCACCAATCTCTACATTCCCATGCATTCTGCATGCATTTAGAAGAGCACCCCAACCAGCCTCATCAGCTTCCATCGGCATACCCCTTGCAACTTCAAATGCCTCTTCCAGAAGCCCAACTTTACCCAAAAGatcaatcatgcatgcataatgTTCTACCCTGGGTTCAATCCTATAAAACATTTCCATTTCTTTAAAATATCGTCGTCCTTCCGAAACTAACCCACTGTGACTGCATGAAGCAAGCAATCCCAGGAAAGTGATCTGATCAGGCACAATATTCTCTCCTTTCAACTGCTCAAAGAGACGAATAGCTTCTTCAGACTGACCATGCACGGCATGGGCCATGATCATAGTGTTCCAACTCACTACGTTCCTCTCTGCCATCTCATCAAATAATTTTGATGCTTCACCTACATCCCCACATTTTGCAAACATATCAATGAGCGCATTACCTAAATTAACAGTAAGCCCAATCTTATTACTCACAATGTAGTTCTCATATATCCACCTGCCAAGATCCAAGCAACCTAACTGAGCACACGCTGACAGAACACTCACAAGGGTAGCATCAATTGGATCCACACCTGCTGCAATCATCTCCCTGAATAACCATACTGCTTCTTCAGGTTGATTCAACTGTGAGTAAGCTGCGATCATGCAACTCCAAGAAACCACATTTCTCCTGGGCATATCCTCGAATAGCTGTTCTGCACTTTCCAAATCACCACACTTAGCGTATGCATTAACCATGCTCGTCCAGGAGTAGACATCCTTAACCTCCATGCCATCAAAAACCTCCCTTGCATATCTCACGCACCCACACTTCCCAAACATATCCACCAGCGCATTATCCAAATTGACACTCCGAGCAACACCACCCTCTGTGACATACTTGTGCAGCATGATCCCAAAAGCTAGCAACCCCATCTGACCAATCGCGGAGACAGCAGCCACCAGCGTCACCGCGTTAGGCCGCATGCCCCCAACAACAACCATCCTGCAGAACAGCCTCCATGCCTCGTCAGCCAACCCTGCCCGTGCATACCCATCCACCAGCGTCGTCCAAGAGACAACATCCCTCTcaggcatttcatcgaacatcTTGCCTGCATCATCCAGTGACTTGTGGTTCGCATAGAAGTGTACCAGCGCGTTCCCCACGAGCACGCTCTCGCCAACGAACCCGCACTTGAGGGCCGCGCAGTGGATGGCCTCGCCGCCTGAGGGGGTTCCACCGTGCTCcgactcggcggcggcggcggcggccttgacCGCGAAGACGAACGTGCGCGCGTCGGCGGGGAGGCGATCCCGGACGACGCGGCGGAAGAGGCCcagcgcgcgggcggggaggcggGCGCGGAGGAAGCCCCGCATCATGGTGCCGAGCATGTAGGCGTTGGGCCCCGGGGATGCGCGGGCGAGgatcgcggcggcgtgggcgaggcgcggcggcgtggagagcGCGCagaaggcgaggaggcgggACGCCGGGAAGCGGTGCGCGGCGAGGCCCGTGACGGTGAGGAGCGCGTGgagctggaggaggcggcggaaggAGGCGCACGACTCGAGGAGGGAGAGCAGCGGGTGGGTCACCACCAGGTTCCGGTTGGTGTTCCACGCCGGCCGGGGCAgaaccgctgccgccgccgaccccgccggGTTGGGGAGTGGAACGGGAGGCGTCGGCGCCATGGCCCCCGGTGCCTGTGCGTCGACGCGATTCCGTCAAGACATgcccgccgcgcggcgcggcgacaagGCGCGAAATTTTGAGATGAGAAACGAGACGAGACGGCGGGCGGAGACgccggagaggaagaggaactCGGCCACCAGAGAACGCGTGTTAACGTGGGCTGATGAGTAGTGGGCTAGCCCAGCCCAAGGAAAATTACAACTTATGCTTTTCCTTTGGAAAAAAACAGAAGTCCATTTACTCCCTGACCTAGGAGTATATTTCGCCGGAAACCTCTAAACTTTAGTCTCCAAACTATTGAAATGGTTCAGCTTACTATCAATTCTTTTTTGGATAATGCATCCAACtatttggtactccctccgtttcacaatgtaagtcattttagcatttctcatatttatattcatgttaatgaatctagacatatatatctatttagattcattaacatcaatattgttaatatgaatgtgggaaatactaaaatgacttacattgtgaaacggaggaagtaagatTTATGGATGCATTATAACCTATCTCCTATTTCTCAATATCTTTTAGAATAATTTTA is part of the Oryza glaberrima chromosome 12, OglaRS2, whole genome shotgun sequence genome and harbors:
- the LOC127758191 gene encoding pentatricopeptide repeat-containing protein At2g22410, mitochondrial-like gives rise to the protein MAPTPPVPLPNPAGSAAAAVLPRPAWNTNRNLVVTHPLLSLLESCASFRRLLQLHALLTVTGLAAHRFPASRLLAFCALSTPPRLAHAAAILARASPGPNAYMLGTMMRGFLRARLPARALGLFRRVVRDRLPADARTFVFAVKAAAAAAESEHGGTPSGGEAIHCAALKCGFVGESVLVGNALVHFYANHKSLDDAGKMFDEMPERDVVSWTTLVDGYARAGLADEAWRLFCRMVVVGGMRPNAVTLVAAVSAIGQMGLLAFGIMLHKYVTEGGVARSVNLDNALVDMFGKCGCVRYAREVFDGMEVKDVYSWTSMVNAYAKCGDLESAEQLFEDMPRRNVVSWSCMIAAYSQLNQPEEAVWLFREMIAAGVDPIDATLVSVLSACAQLGCLDLGRWIYENYIVSNKIGLTVNLGNALIDMFAKCGDVGEASKLFDEMAERNVVSWNTMIMAHAVHGQSEEAIRLFEQLKGENIVPDQITFLGLLASCSHSGLVSEGRRYFKEMEMFYRIEPRVEHYACMIDLLGKVGLLEEAFEVARGMPMEADEAGWGALLNACRMHGNVEIGACVADKLVELDPSDSGIYVLMSQIYASKNKWDQVKMLRMTMRDRGVKKNPGCSSIEVEGKFHDFLVADVSHACSEEIYSALKNIYFHLKQEGYVPPT
- the LOC127758192 gene encoding uncharacterized protein LOC127758192, producing MTTEFLRVEKYLSVKRMELQPELSLGPTWPAPGFVSSTTKSTKSSSSESDGSSRKKRKHFTWEEPVSHANLELQLNDPLPLDWEQCLDLQSGRMYYLNRKTLKKSWIRPKEQSVNLELNISTTQPTVVVVPTIIDGGSTGAAATPVAVVAEETKKGGTIVSSGPGGNMVAVPCVNCHLLVMLCKSSPSCPNCKFVQPLAPPPPAMPHRKLDAVKPLETLSLLH